GTGTTTTTGTGAACCAAAAATCTTCAATCTGAGCAAAGTCACTATCAGTAGGAAGATACTTTTGTGAAGTAGAGGAGGGACGAGCATAAATAGCGGTCGTGGGATGTCTTATGTTGTATTAGTAAACACCGGTCTGTGCGGAGTGTAGAATAGAGTAGGACAGAGTAGATCGAGTTGAAGGGTTAATGTCATGCGATTCGACGAGAAACTAGAAACGAGACACGTGCTTACAGATCAGATATTTCACGGCTAGGTTAATTTTCAACATGCTTGGAGTAATGCACCACTAACGTCGACGTAGACAGCGAGTCGCAAATCTTAAAAGCTGCATTTAATCCTGTGAATCATTCACTGACTGAGTGCCTAGCATTTGCGCAATCAAGTTCGGTACTTATACCAGCGCATCTTTGGTTGACTTGAGGTATCCAGGCAACAGATTGCTTTGGCAGGAATCAGAATTTTTGCTCTTTTTCATTGCGCCCATGATGCAATTCAGAAATGACCAAAAAGGTGGTGCCCAAACAAGTGACAGGCAATCAACGGCCAATATTTCGTCCTAAATAGTTGCAAATGAATGCAGCTACGAATTCGACATGATCTTCAGTTTGCATGTCTTTATTACCAATCTTATCAATGATTTAGTCTCTGTTGTGTCCGTTTGTGAATAATGAAAGCGGCGTGTGTGCCCATAACTGAAGTGAAGTCTGGCCTACAAGACGTTGTCGCCCTAACCATCCTTATTTCCAAACGTTGAAATTGAAACGCTCCTAAGTTAATCTATCAAGGATGTACCCAGGCATTACATATTGATTTGATAGGGAAAGCGTATGCAGTGGAAATTTGCCAATATTCATAAAGGTGTGATTATACTAGTCTATCCTTTTTATTTGAGCGTCCATGTATCTAACTGACGTAGTATAAGTGCGGGCATATCCCCCCTTGTGACAGATCCCGACCAGTGATATACCGACGATATTTGTTTCTTACTGTTCGAGAGAGACAGAAGACTATAGCATGCATTCCTGCTCTGGGCAAATCAACCGAGCATGTCTTTATACCATTCCCCCATACATACGTTTGCAAAATCCTCACCATAATGATGGTATGTCTTTGTCAAAGCATCTGGTACTTCGTCGTCGACTTTCTCAAGGAATATGATGAACTTTGGATACCCATAGTAGCACCACGAATAGTGTTTCTGTGATTCCGTAGTAAACGTTGTCCAATGTGGTTCTTGAATACTCTTTAGAAGGGTTTCCGCTTGGTCTCTCCAAACCTTTACAGCATGCTGGATGTTCTGCTCGAGAGCATCTAAGAAAGCCCCCAATTTGATTCCCTTAGGGTCGCAGATCCGAGTCACAGGGGCCAGAGTtgccaacaagcaagtcaagttgCTCGTCAAAACTGGATGCTAACCGCTAGGAGTAGGAGTTATACCTAACAAAGTAACTACTAGGCTACAATAGGTAAtcaagcaagtcaagttgGACCTTCTGAGCCCCActtacttgcttgttggcaACCCTGACGGGGGCTATCGAACTCCTACCTACTGTGGGGATGTAGGTGCCGAGTGCTTTGCAGGGCGGTTGCGTGAGAAACATTGGTCCAAGAAGTTGGTGGAAATTCGCACCTACAAGCGGGCTTCGATACGCAGTTGGTGGACCGGGGCCACCCTTTAAGGCAATGTCGCATCTGCCAAACTCCAACTCCATACGTCCCAAAAGTAGTTGTAGAAGGTATGGATAGAAGACAAACTGGCTCCAATCAACCCATCGCCGTACGCCACTACTGAACGAGAACGCCGGGGCTCTCCACACACGCTCATACACAGCCTGATACGCATCATACGCCGATTGAGAAAGAGAATGTGCTTGTGTTATTAGAGCAGTGTAAGAAACTTGGGAAGCCTCGGGAGGCagcatctgtgagagcctAGAAGCTTGTTGTTCGGCATCTTTTACTTCTTCGTCGGGTGCCGGCACGGCAAATACTTGTGCATCAATTGCATCACCGTATTGTACGGACGCGCAAGGCTCAGGGGAGCGATACGAAGACCCCAGGATATAGTCGATTGTTTGTCGCCATTTGGTATTGATATTCCGCGCAACAAATTGAGTTTTCGGAGACGCGCATCGGAGGATAGTTTCGAGCATTTCAGTCACTAGCAAGGCGCGATGCGTAGTATGAATTATGTTGCAGGAAACACGATCTTTTTGAGCGACTGGTGCCTGTGTATCAGCGTTTACCGGTGGACATGTGTACAGACTCAGACGTGAGCTGATGGCTTGCACGGCTTTGTTTCTTCATTCCTCAACCCCAGCCTCTAAATTCTCGCGGGAACGAGGTGGCGGTGATGGCCATGGTACTCGAGGAGGCGCTATTCCCCGTCCTTCGAGGTCTATAGCGAAGTTACGTAAGGTGAGATATGCACCATCATTCCCGAATAGTGAAGGAAGATCTGTTTCTGGAAAATGCTTGAGTATGAGGACATCGTCGGGGTGGATCTAGGATGCGTTTTCCTCGCTAGTGGCCTGCTCGAGCGAAGCCATCAGGCAAGGTTTGATTGTGGATGCGGAGTATGGAGTAGCCAAGTACTGCGACGGATGTGAAAGCAGGAAGCTAGAGGGCGGGTGAAAATGTCCTAGGAAGGGACCCTATGGTCTTGGCGACCCATCACAATCGCAGCCTAGCCCAATTATGTGGCGATGATAAACTCTTCGCAATCAAGGCCACAATTTGGTCTCTCTACGCTATCGTCCCAAACAACTGAATTCCCCATCTGTTCACTGTCACGGAAGtggaagagctggaagaaACGGTCATTACGCACGGACCAGTGGAGTGCTGATGGGTGCCTGGCACGTGCGCGTTCAGACTGCCACCCCAGATGGCTTGCCTTAGTAGCAGCTTCAACGCCTGCATAGGCTCAGGCGTATATGAATCATGGCTGAACATGATCAAAGATCTCAGTTTGATGATCACAGACTTCCCAACCTCCCCGATGCACGATGCACGAGACGGTGGGTCACGCTTATCGATAAGTTAGATGCGGCGGGCGGCGCTTACCACGGCCGCCGTATTCGCAGTCTTACACGTTGCATTTGGAGTGATTGCGACACGAAACATTCACTCCGTCGTATCGCCAAACTAACTCATGCAAACCTGACACTCACTCACCTGACTTATCACCTGCTAGAATCTCGCTATACCCAACCTCAGAATCTGTTGTAGCCGCGAAGATGACCACCCGCGGCCAGTTCAACACGAAGAACCCTACAATTAAGCGCATATGTAAGCGCGTCTCTATTGCGATGAGTACCGTAGCTAACGGGCTACAGTAAAAGAAGCCTCGGAACTATCCACTTCACCCTCCTCAGACTACCACGCTGAACCGCTCGAAACGAACCTATTCGAATGGCACTTTACTATCCGCGGCCCACCCGAACCGTCTCCATACGCTGGCGGCATCTACCATGGCCGGATAGTCCTCCCTTCTTCGTACCCACTCAGGCCACCCTCGTTTCGTTTCCTTACACCCACCGGCCGCTTTGAAGTCAATCGCGAGATCTGTCTCAGCATATCTGGCCATCATGAGGAGACGTGGCAGCCAGCGTGGGGTGTGCGCACGGCCCTCGTTGCGATTAGAAGTTTCATGGATACCGATGCCAAGGGCCAGCTCGGTGGCATTGAGTGCAGCAAGAACGCACGAGAGCGCATGGCCAAGGAAAGCGGTGCATGGAAATGTGCGGGGTGCGGAAAAAGCAACACGGAAATCATGCAGGAACGCGAGGAGATGGTCAAGGAGATTGAGGAGAAGGAGGGCAAGCGGAAGGACGAGGACGTTCCCGAGGAGCTGCGACTCGCTTATCGAGATGAGCTCGGGAAGGGGGAAAACGCGGACGACAAGGTAGACAAGGGCAAGGGGAGGGCAACCGAAAGCCCTGTCCAAGTGAAACCTGCTGCTTCTCCATCAGGTTCGGAAGCGGCGGCAGCAACTCCTATCGTGGATACAGCACGTCCTGTACCTGTTGCACCTATGGTGAGACCGACTCGGACGGTACCCGCACCAGCACCTCACCAGGTCGCCCACCGCAGTCCAGACCTGGCTTGGATTGATACCTGTATCTACGGTGTAGTGGCTGCACTCTTGTTCATGGTACTGAGAAGGTTTGTATGAGTGCATGTTGTCGCCCAACTTTCTGGTAGGCAGAAGTTATCGGTGGGACGGATTTAGCAAACCTCGGACCACGTCTCGCAACTCATGGTCCCTTGTTCATTTCATCTTTAAATATTTGGTAAGCATGGCGTCTGGATTCTCTTTATCACCTCTATTTCTATGTGAGCGGGATATGTTTAGATAATCGTCTTGCTTTTTTCATCTCACTCTTTGCAATGTAATAAGAGCATTTCTTTGCCTGTGCCATCTCTATCCACAAAGTCATGCGGACATTTCCATGTCCTTCCCTCAATCTCCGCAATGTAATCCGGAAATTCCTATGCCAGTCccatctctttctctctctctctctctctctctatACGATAAGAACATTTCCATGCCTTTTCTATCTCTCTCTACAATGGCATGCGGTCATTTCTATGCCTGTAccatctctctctacaatAACGTGCAGTCATTTCCATGTCTTTCCCTCAATCACTGCAATGTAAAACATTTCTATGCCTGTCCCATCTGTCTCTGAAATATCATAAGTACATTCATATGCCTTTCTTGTCTCTTCCTATAATCTAATCCGGACATTCCCATGTCTTTCCCATGTCTTGCTCCGACATTGCCATATAGTCTACAATGTAATGCAAGCAATTTCATATGCACCTCTTCTCTCCCTTTCCGATGAGATAAACAAGACAGTGCTCCCAGAAATAACGAGCGCTGCTCGAAAAACAACGTGGTGAGGCCACTGTCACGCCgaagagcaagaagaggTGCATATTTCTTCGTAAATTTTTTTCTTATAGTAACTACATTCTTCTCGAGCCTTATGTTACGCAGTCGCTAAAGCCCGCAGGCTGGACCTGCGCCGTCTCCCAAGCAGAGTtgccaacaagcaagtaagTGGGGCTCAGAAGGTCcaacttgacttgcttgaTTACCTATTGTAGCCTAGTAGTTACTTTGTTAGGTATAACTCCTACTCCTAGCGGTTAGCGTCCAGGTTTGACGAGcaacttgacttgcttgttggcaACTCTGCTCCCAAGAGCTACCACAGGTGCCGGCCACAAGGGAATGCGTGTGTTTACATCTCATGCATCTTGGACATCAAGATCTTGTGGCATGGGTATAGAGGGGCTTGCTGACCACAATACAGTTTCCTGCAATGCTTGCATCTGGATTGTACTTGCACTGCACTTGCACTGCGGTCTTGCACGCGTGCAGTCTCTTCTATGTGGTGTTGCCTGACCGAGTCATGGGACTACACCCCGCCCGACTCTCTTTCACTCTTTTACCACAGCAAACAAAATGCTCTTAGCTGCGCCGTGTGACCCTGTTGCAAAAGCTTGGCGGTGTTGATAGTACTTATTGCCCACCACCAGCTCGAAATTACCCACGCCACCCACACCCACACATTGACTTTGCACAACGGTACAGTGACATCTGTCCCAGCTATTATCATTATCTCTTGAAGCACTTTCTACACCATCACTTACATCTACACTTTCGCTATGGTGGGTTACAAGCGAATCTTGTCGGCGATGTTGTCTCGTGGTGTCAAGGGCAGCAAAGTCAACAAGAGCCCAGACAACAATGACAACACCACTGACGGCAACATTGCAACCACCCCAGCATCGGTCTTCTCCATTAGCCCGCACATGGCTCACAAGCGCGAGCGGCTGGCGCATGTTGTGACTGGTCTCGGCCAACAGTACTGCGACACCAGCACCCCCATGAGCTCTTCTTCTGCCACGGATGCGACCCCTTCTTCGTTGTCATCTACTACTCAGGCACTTACGATCAAGAAGCGTTTCCGCCTTGGTTTGGGCAACCGCAAGGTCAGTGCTATGAACATATGCAATGACGTCGCTAACCCAAAACTGCAGATCCACGATCCTTCCACTCCCCCCTCTACCGCCGATGCCACTATGGTCGAGTCCGAGGCTGCTAAGACTTTTGGTATGTGTCCTTCGAACAAGCTGACCATCGATCCCTTGACACCCCCTGCGACTGTGCGCTCCGAGTCTCCTAACGAGGATACCGAAGCCGTTGCCGATACCTCAAAGGACACACATGTAACGGACATTACTCATAACGCTACTCACACTCCAACCAATGTCACTACGAGTGTCAATGTCCGTTTCAACACAAGTGAGGACGTCAACAACAATCTTGATGCGCACGATGCTGAGATGGAGGCTGCCTTGGCTGCTATGCGTGCCGCAGAGGAGCTCCTCAATCAACGTCATGCTGCCATCAAACAGCAACCAAACACTGGCAAGCGGATGAAGCCTTTGGATATCATCAACAAGATCGCAGGTCAGAGGGCTAGTTCTGCCCCAGTTCAGGTTCCTTGCGATGCATCTGCCATTGTCCAGCCTAGAGCACAACAGAGTACTGCCAACGAAGCTATCGAAGCCATGCGTCGCCGCGAGGCTATGAAGGACTTGGCCTACTTTGCCGCCAATGGCTGTCCTAGCAACATTGCCATCATTGAGCAGATGAACGAGCATTTTGGGCTGCAACAGTACGATGCTGAGGGCAATCTACTAGATGCCACCTTCAACGTCCACGGTGTCACTATCCGTGCGAGCCAGATGCCTAATGATTCCATTGAGCGACTGTGGATCGGCCGTTACAATATGATGAAGTACAGCGCCATGCTTGTTGAGGAACGTGCCTTGAATGAGGAAGACCACGAGTTCATTGTAGCACAAATCTTACCGCAGGAGCGCAAACACCTCTTGGATCCCGAGCATTTTAACGTCTACATGGATAGTCTTGCTGAAGAAGACATCTTTACTATGACAAAGGCCAAGCTCATCGCTGGTGCCGGTGTTACCGTCGAGGAGTTCGACAAGGGTCCCCATTACATCCGTAAATCTGGCAGCAAGTCCAACTACCATGACCCCGATGTCGTTGGCATCTTCGAAATCCCTCAACCACTCATGCGCACCATCACTACTGATTACACAGTACCAGTGACACAGGTAAACCTATACCCTCATCTTCGCACTCTCGTCGAAGCTGCCGTCTACAAGAAGAACTTTTGGAAGGGCTACTTTATCCCCAACCCCCGCTCCAAGCTCAACGACTTCTTCGAAGCTTACCGTCTCACGCAAGAGAATTGGCTTCTCCCCCCTAGCCTCACCAACTACAAGCGCGCCTGGACTCACCGCGAGTCACGCCTCCTTCAGCGCGGTCAGTACATCTGCAAGCTTCTCTCTCAGTACGAGGCCAAGCAGATCACAGACTTTGGTATCATCCGCGCCATCCGCGCCACCTTCATCCCCATCCCCGGCCAGCCGTGCTGGTGTGCCGAAGACCTCGAGAAGTTCCTCTACCACCGCATCGTAGACTCGGGTATCGCCATCTCCAAGATCCCGGAGATCATTCTCCTCCACCCGGACAACGATGAGGTCTTCAGCAACCCTGCTGCTCGTGACCACGTGCGCGAGGCCCTTCAGGCTCGTATGCACTTCTTCAAGGCTGAGGAGGCGGCCCGTCTCCACGAGATCCAACAGTCTCGCATCGCTTTTAGGAAGGCCCAGAAGAAGAACATGTCTAAGTGGGCTAGGGTCAAGGCGGGTTTCAAGCGTAGGTTCGGCAAGAAGGTGGTTGTTGAGCCCTTCAACCCGTTCGATCCTTCACACTAGGTTTGAGCCGTTTCGGTGCTGGGATGAGATGAGGTGTTGAGATGAGGACGGGCGGCTGCATCCACCGTTCGATGACCTAGACTCACCCGAAGGGTTTGAGTTGGTCTCCTGGTGGGTGCGGCCCGGGTTCTCTGCGATCACCTCGTCTATATCTTGGTTTGAGTCGGTGTTTGGATTGTGTTCCTTGGTTTGAGTCAGCAGTTTACGTGTATAACAATGGTTGGGTCGGCGGTGTACTTGTACACCTTGTTTTGTTCGGTGTTTGGCGCGTGTACGATTGACGGATGAACGACAACGAGTGGCTGCACTCACCGGTCGATGGCTTTGACTCACCCGGAAGGGTAGGGTTGGTCTCCTGGTGGGTGCGGCCCGGATGTTACGACATGGTTTCTTTCTGCGTGTTTTCAAATTGGACTGCTGACTCAGGCGGGCGGTGCGGGTGtttgattgattgattgttTATACCGTGAGTTAAAATGAACGAAGTGTTTGATATGTTTCTTTGATGCATGCTTGTGAGAATTAGTTTGTGAATGTGCAAGTCTTGGTGTATTGAAATTATTCATGGATTGTCTCTTCTATGTTGCTATGAAATGTTGCAGTGGATCTCGATCATCTTCATTGAAGTGAAGATGATGCAAGCCATAGCTTACTGATTTCTTCGATCTCATTTGATGACAGACTGTGAGCCTTGAAGATTACACAAAAGCATCTAGACTGTGCCCATCCTCTTCTGCCCAATGTACGTACGCTGCCCTCCAGAGTTTTGTGCCTGATTCAAGATTTGTACAAGACCAACGACCCCAGTGTCTTCCGTGGCCATAGGCATTATTCAAGACAATAACTATCCTGGGTCTGTCAGGCACTTGGAATCTGCGCCAGAAATAATTTTTTTGACTGGCAAATGTATAATACGTCCAGTCGTTCTCGGCGATCTTTTGCCTGGCGGAATTCGCTAAGTGAGACCAATGTTCAATAGCCTCAGGGGCGCACTTTCGGAGCGTGTCGAGAA
The sequence above is a segment of the Pyrenophora tritici-repentis strain M4 chromosome 3, whole genome shotgun sequence genome. Coding sequences within it:
- a CDS encoding Ubiquitin-protein ligase translates to MTTRGQFNTKNPTIKRILKEASELSTSPSSDYHAEPLETNLFEWHFTIRGPPEPSPYAGGIYHGRIVLPSSYPLRPPSFRFLTPTGRFEVNREICLSISGHHEETWQPAWGVRTALVAIRSFMDTDAKGQLGGIECSKNARERMAKESGWTCAVSQAELPTSK
- a CDS encoding Tymo-45kd-70kd multi-domain protein, encoding MLSRGVKGSKVNKSPDNNDNTTDGNIATTPASVFSISPHMAHKRERLAHVVTGLGQQYCDTSTPMSSSSATDATPSSLSSTTQALTIKKRFRLGLGNRKIHDPSTPPSTADATMVESEAAKTFGMCPSNKLTIDPLTPPATVRSESPNEDTEAVADTSKDTHVTDITHNATHTPTNVTTSVNVRFNTSEDVNNNLDAHDAEMEAALAAMRAAEELLNQRHAAIKQQPNTGKRMKPLDIINKIAGQRASSAPVQVPCDASAIVQPRAQQSTANEAIEAMRRREAMKDLAYFAANGCPSNIAIIEQMNEHFGLQQYDAEGNLLDATFNVHGVTIRASQMPNDSIERLWIGRYNMMKYSAMLVEERALNEEDHEFIVAQILPQERKHLLDPEHFNVYMDSLAEEDIFTMTKAKLIAGAGVTVEEFDKGPHYIRKSGSKSNYHDPDVVGIFEIPQPLMRTITTDYTVPVTQVNLYPHLRTLVEAAVYKKNFWKGYFIPNPRSKLNDFFEAYRLTQENWLLPPSLTNYKRAWTHRESRLLQRGQYICKLLSQYEAKQITDFGIIRAIRATFIPIPGQPCWCAEDLEKFLYHRIVDSGIAISKIPEIILLHPDNDEVFSNPAARDHVREALQARMHFFKAEEAARLHEIQQSRIAFRKAQKKNMSKWARVKAGFKRRFGKKVVVEPFNPFDPSH